Within Lolium rigidum isolate FL_2022 chromosome 5, APGP_CSIRO_Lrig_0.1, whole genome shotgun sequence, the genomic segment GTCAAAAGAGCAAATGTTTTGACCAAATCCTCTTTTGCATTTACCCACTTGTACTTTGCCTCTAAGCTCGGCCACAAGGTACAAAAGAACAAAAAGCGCCTTTAGCACCAGTCAGTATCATTTTAAATAGCAAAAGTTTTACGAAACTGAAAGGTCTGACTTTGTGGAGGTCAAGTCGCAGTCATTCCAGAACTAGTCCACCAGGTACCTTTCAGGGGTGGCAGAAATTAAGTCTAAGATGCTGACTGCTACACAATACACTACCCGTCCaaagaaaagagaaggaaaatagAAACTCAGACGATAAAATACCGCTGATGCAACTGCGTCAACCACATCTGGATGAGGCATCGTCGTGTGACGTGCCCCAGCAGATTAACCTAAAAGAAAACGTTGTCAGACTAGAGTCTGTGAAATTCACATGCAATAAATTCtcggcaagatcacaaataaaacaATCAATGTCTTAGAAGGTCATAACAGATGGCCGCCTCAAATTGAAAGAGGCTTGAATTGCAGCGTCAcccctaaacactaaacaggaAAGACACTCTCACAGATAAGATGTTCTTGGAAAAATGTCTCACGTAAAAAATAACATATAATTTCATATGTGACATGGCTAGTTACTGTTGTCATCGTACTTTCTTTCAGAAAATATATGTGCTTGGTACACAGTTCTCGATAAAAAATGTTCTATGCTTAGGATATACTAAGTGGAGAAACTGTACTTTTGTTACGGTGTGATGATTTGAGGATCATCCCCATATGATACTATTAAACATCATCAACAGGAGATGATTGATAACATCCATGTGATCTTGGTTAACAACATCCATGGGATTGGCCACTGGAGCATTAATTTAAGAGATTTAGGACACTGTAGGCAGGCTTTTCTTATGTACAGATATAGAGTTGAAAATTACCTATTTGGCTATTCCACGATAACCTCCTTATGGGCCTTATATGACAAAATAACGTTCCATGCAAGGGCTACAAAATTAGCAGCGAGAACCTGCAACAAAAATGATCAGTGAATTTGGTAAGAACAATACTCAAAGCATCACAAAACTATATAAAGAGATAGAAAATAGCCAAGCTAATTTATTTCCCATGTACTGAACACTATAGTCAAAGACTGTCAAAACATGCAACTTCTTAAAAACCTGTAGCTTCTGTGGGACAAAGTAGAAATTCAGGAACTGAAAGGGTATCCACAATTGCCAATTTGCGATCAACGAAGAGAACCACTCCTGTACATTTTGTAAATATTTTGCATCAGTACAAGACACATACATAATATCATAGAAGGATGTTGAGAGTTGATATCCTTTTTACCTGCTTAAGCTTTGGCATTACAAGAGATGGCCTTCCCTCTAAGGTTACCAGTAAGCTCATGAAGACTCCAATAAAAACTGGAGAAAAGATGAACTGCATAGGGAATACAGATTCAAAAACATGTAAAAAGATATGCAATAAACATATAAACAACTCAACAAGCCAAAACAGGATCTCAAGGATATTTATATATTACATTCACTATTATCCTTTACTTGGAAGTGAGAAGGAAAGGGTGAAAACCTGATCAAGTAACAGGCGAGAAATGGCACCTGAAGCCCCACTGAAAGTTACTAATTTACTCAGATACAAGTACCTGCATATAGAGACTAATTATCAATGAAACAATACTGGCAGAAAACACTGGCTACACTAACTACTGTTGACCACTATTCTGTAGAATAGACAAGACATGATTACCAGATATGCAAGGTTGGCCCAACCAGGACAAGTCCCAATAACGTGAACAGAAATGTTCTCTTCAAGTCCAGCTTTGGCGCTTTATCGATTACAAGCTGGAATAAAACCAAAAGTAGACAAAGGATTGTCAATGACATGTCTGCGCATTCTGAATTTCACATCAAAACTAAAGACAGGACGGTGCTTGTGCATGACCAGAATTACACAGACATGCATCATACCCACAAAGTTTGGGTTTCCTCTCTACTCTTAAACCCTGCACTTAACTACAAGGTGTATGATTCACCACATCAAGAAATTCAGTAGCACAAATATGTCATAACGGTGATACGTTCGTTTTTCGCATCAAGGCATGCATGTAGATAATTTACAGCACAAGACAAAATTGCTAGAGATGCAGTAAAGATCGCCGCAAAATCGTGATACTTGCTTAGGGAGTCCATTCTTGAATGAACAATAGCTCCGGCTTGCCATTACAACACTACTTTAACTACATAAACAAATGTAGTCTTTCTCTCTTATTTTGTCTGTGTAATTTTGCTTGTGAGTCAATCCACTCATATTCAAACTCTTttttcctgtgcaaagtttgcatTGAGTGATCGAGTTCCTGGAGAATTGGCAATGGCGGGGTAATCATTCACCAGTGAGGGCATAAAAGATATGGAGATCCAAGCAGAACTGAACAAGATGCCAGGTCTTGGAACCATGGTTCGGCAATTGACCAACCTATCATGTAACCCATGCTACATTGCACAATTATCAGTAAATAATACAAGTCGAACCTGGCAGATGAGGTCCCCGGCCATATTCAGCAGAGCGGAAGTGACCGCCTTAGTGGCCACCGGACGCTTGTCGAGAGACAGAAGATACCTACACATCACATCGCAGTGATTCCAACAACAAACCAGCATAAGCATGCATGTTACCGAAGCATAAGAACCAACACGGTGAGGGAGGAAATGGAGAAGCGGCTCACCAGGCCACGAACTGCAGGCACTTCGCTCTGGCCACCTCCGCTCCCCCGGTCGCTGCCGCGGCGACATAGTTGCAGGGGGATGCCGCGTGGAGCGGCTGGAGCCGTGCGAggcggggggcggcggctgccgggacgggagcggcggcgcggaggggggcggcgagggagaggaagcGGCCCGTCGGGGCGGGCCTCGGGGAGGCGATGGGGCGGGgggcgaggaggagcgggagcGCGGACGCCATCGCcatggaagaggatgaggaggagcttTTGGGTTTTGGGAATCGCGCTAGGGTTCTAGAAAATTCCATGGCACAGCAATGAAGAAAACAAATCCTGGGCTCAATCGGGCCCATTTAGTTTATTGGAGGGCGATTCTGGCCCATTTGTTGGCGAC encodes:
- the LOC124654844 gene encoding protein SYM1-like, which codes for MASALPLLLAPRPIASPRPAPTGRFLSLAAPLRAAAPVPAAAAPRLARLQPLHAASPCNYVAAAATGGAEVARAKCLQFVAWYLLSLDKRPVATKAVTSALLNMAGDLICQLVIDKAPKLDLKRTFLFTLLGLVLVGPTLHIWYLYLSKLVTFSGASGAISRLLLDQFIFSPVFIGVFMSLLVTLEGRPSLVMPKLKQEWFSSLIANWQLWIPFQFLNFYFVPQKLQVLAANFVALAWNVILSYKAHKEVIVE